One Acidimicrobiales bacterium genomic window carries:
- a CDS encoding adenylate/guanylate cyclase domain-containing protein produces MPRLVRRRRRTPVEGRARRLTTRANLRFAFATLVGAALEYVYLVHVNPPSADLEEDLPLVVATIAVLVTISAIDGVLHLRHLLRPVEAWLTDGRPATPEDRERVLRLPWNMVTRSYLHWVLAAVVFAALMAGLGSPRLAIGRVVLALLVGGLITCALGYLAIEQTLRPLREKALTGVAPSRARRLSITMRLLLGWLVGSALPVCGILLVLVGPRDVSGNFRVSVAFLCLVVLVGGGLLLWATAGSVAEPLEDLHDALGEVAEGDLDVAVPVNDGGEIGSLQAGFNEMVAGLRERQHLEDLFGRHVGEEVARIALQEQVGLSAQIKVASALFVDLIGSTRLAVELAPVEMVATLNALFDATVRVVTGNGGWVNKFEGDGALCVFGAPADQVDHADRALRSARELHAAVAVLREAFAHLDVGIGVSSGRVVAGNVGAEERYEYTVLGDPVNEAARLTDEAKRVPARVMAGAAALALASGDESAHWVSCGEVTLRGRERPSECFVPAATA; encoded by the coding sequence GTGCCCCGACTCGTCCGCCGGCGGCGCCGGACCCCGGTGGAGGGCCGCGCCCGACGCCTCACCACCCGGGCCAACCTCCGCTTCGCCTTCGCCACCCTGGTGGGGGCGGCGTTGGAGTACGTCTACCTGGTCCACGTGAACCCGCCCTCGGCCGACCTCGAGGAGGACCTCCCCCTCGTCGTCGCCACCATCGCCGTCCTCGTGACCATCAGTGCGATCGACGGCGTGCTGCACCTGCGCCACCTCCTGCGGCCGGTGGAGGCGTGGCTCACCGACGGGCGCCCCGCCACGCCCGAGGACCGCGAACGGGTGCTGCGCCTGCCGTGGAACATGGTGACCCGTTCGTACCTGCACTGGGTGCTGGCCGCGGTGGTCTTCGCCGCGCTCATGGCCGGCCTCGGCTCGCCTCGCCTGGCCATCGGCCGCGTGGTGCTGGCGCTGCTCGTGGGCGGCCTCATCACCTGTGCCCTGGGCTACCTGGCCATCGAGCAGACCCTGCGGCCGCTGCGGGAGAAGGCGCTCACCGGCGTGGCACCGTCGAGGGCACGACGGCTGTCCATCACGATGCGGCTGCTCCTCGGCTGGCTGGTGGGCTCGGCGCTTCCCGTCTGCGGCATCCTCCTGGTGCTCGTCGGCCCCCGTGACGTGTCCGGCAACTTCCGCGTCTCGGTGGCCTTCCTCTGCCTCGTGGTGCTCGTCGGCGGCGGGCTGCTCCTGTGGGCGACCGCCGGCTCGGTGGCCGAGCCACTCGAGGACCTGCACGACGCCCTCGGCGAAGTGGCCGAGGGTGACCTCGACGTGGCCGTCCCCGTGAACGACGGTGGCGAGATCGGCAGCCTCCAGGCGGGGTTCAACGAGATGGTGGCGGGGTTGCGCGAGCGTCAGCACCTGGAGGACCTCTTCGGCCGTCACGTGGGGGAGGAGGTCGCTCGCATCGCCCTCCAGGAGCAGGTGGGGCTGTCGGCGCAGATCAAGGTGGCCAGCGCCCTCTTCGTCGACCTGATCGGGTCCACCCGGCTGGCGGTCGAGCTCGCCCCGGTCGAGATGGTGGCCACCCTCAACGCGCTCTTCGACGCCACCGTGCGGGTGGTCACCGGGAACGGGGGCTGGGTGAACAAGTTCGAGGGCGACGGGGCCCTGTGCGTCTTCGGTGCCCCGGCGGACCAGGTCGACCATGCCGACCGGGCCCTGCGCAGCGCCCGTGAGCTGCACGCCGCCGTCGCGGTGCTGCGGGAGGCGTTCGCCCACCTCGACGTGGGCATCGGCGTCTCGTCGGGCCGGGTGGTGGCGGGCAACGTGGGGGCGGAGGAGCGCTACGAGTACACCGTCCTGGGCGACCCCGTGAACGAGGCCGCCCGCCTCACCGACGAGGCCAAGCGGGTGCCCGCCCGGGTCATGGCCGGCGCGGCAGCGCTGGCGCTCGCCTCGGGCGACGAGTCGGCCCACTGGGTGAGCTGCGGCGAGGTGACGCTGCGGGGCCGCGAGCGGCCGTCCGAGTGCTTCGTGCCCGCCGCCACGGCGTAG
- a CDS encoding acetyl-CoA C-acetyltransferase produces the protein MPEAVIVAATRSPIGRANKGSLVDMRPDDLAAQVVEAALAQVPELDRNEVEDLIMGCGQPAGEAGYNVGRVVAILAGMPDVPGTTVNRYCSSSLQTTRMAMHAIKAGEGDIFISAGVETVSRFMIGMSDGAPGSTNGLFNDAMARTAERSGEGSSSWEPPAGLPDVYIAMGQTAENVVQYKNVSRERMDEFAANSQQRAVAAQERGFFEREITPITLPDGTVVSKDDGPRAGTTKEKLAELKPVFRPDGQVTAGNACPLNDGAAALVIMSDTKAAELGITPLARIIATGVSGLNPEIMGLGPIEAVKQALGRAKMTIDDIDLVEINEAFAAQVIPSADELGIDFDKLNVNGGAIALGHPFGMTGARITATLINGLEDAGKSIGLETMCVGGGQGMAMIIEKL, from the coding sequence ATGCCCGAAGCAGTGATCGTTGCCGCCACGCGGAGCCCCATCGGCCGTGCCAACAAGGGGTCGCTGGTCGACATGCGCCCCGACGACCTCGCCGCTCAGGTGGTCGAGGCGGCCCTGGCCCAGGTCCCCGAGCTCGACCGCAACGAGGTCGAGGACCTCATCATGGGCTGCGGCCAGCCCGCCGGTGAGGCCGGCTACAACGTCGGCCGGGTCGTGGCCATCCTCGCCGGCATGCCCGACGTGCCGGGCACCACCGTCAACCGGTACTGCTCGTCGTCGCTCCAGACCACCCGCATGGCCATGCACGCCATCAAGGCGGGCGAGGGCGACATCTTCATCTCGGCCGGCGTCGAGACGGTCAGCCGCTTCATGATCGGCATGTCCGACGGCGCCCCGGGCAGCACCAACGGCCTCTTCAACGACGCCATGGCCCGCACCGCCGAGCGCTCGGGCGAGGGCTCGTCCTCGTGGGAGCCCCCGGCCGGCCTGCCCGACGTCTACATCGCCATGGGCCAGACCGCCGAGAACGTCGTGCAGTACAAGAACGTGTCGCGCGAGCGCATGGACGAGTTCGCCGCCAACTCGCAGCAGCGGGCCGTGGCCGCCCAGGAGCGAGGCTTCTTCGAGCGGGAGATCACCCCGATCACCCTGCCCGACGGCACCGTGGTCTCGAAGGACGACGGCCCCCGCGCCGGCACCACCAAGGAGAAGCTGGCCGAGCTGAAGCCGGTGTTCCGCCCCGACGGTCAGGTCACGGCCGGCAACGCCTGCCCCCTCAACGACGGCGCCGCCGCGCTGGTCATCATGAGCGACACGAAGGCCGCCGAGCTGGGCATCACCCCGCTGGCCCGCATCATCGCCACCGGCGTGTCCGGCCTGAACCCCGAGATCATGGGCCTCGGCCCCATCGAGGCCGTCAAGCAGGCCCTCGGCCGGGCCAAGATGACCATCGACGACATCGACCTCGTGGAGATCAACGAGGCCTTCGCCGCCCAGGTCATCCCGTCGGCCGACGAGCTGGGCATCGACTTCGACAAGCTCAACGTCAACGGCGGCGCCATCGCCCTCGGCCACCCGTTCGGCATGACCGGCGCCCGCATCACCGCCACGCTCATCAACGGCCTCGAGGACGCCGGCAAGTCCATCGGCCTCGAGACCATGTGCGTCGGCGGCGGCCAGGGCATGGCCATGATCATCGAGAAGCTCTAG
- a CDS encoding NifU family protein has translation MTTTESDLTSEAATDVPVLTVSDKALRRVLDIRAQEDEPDSLALWVEVMGVNGGEYAYDIYFQSPAEAGAGDERARFGELDVVVPADSIDALRGATLDLNRDLLNPGLMMNNPNVPPAPAPPAGMELSGTPAERIRQVLEGQINPSIASHGGRADLVRFDDATGTVELRLSGGCQGCAQSTATLRNGIEGALRAAIPEITEVVDVTDHASGETPYY, from the coding sequence ATGACGACGACCGAGTCCGACCTGACCTCCGAGGCGGCCACCGACGTCCCCGTCCTCACCGTGAGCGACAAGGCCCTGCGCCGGGTGCTCGACATCCGCGCCCAGGAGGACGAGCCCGACTCGCTCGCCCTGTGGGTCGAGGTGATGGGCGTCAACGGCGGCGAGTACGCCTACGACATCTACTTCCAGTCCCCCGCCGAGGCCGGCGCCGGCGACGAGCGCGCCCGCTTCGGCGAGCTCGACGTCGTGGTGCCCGCCGACAGCATCGACGCGCTGCGGGGCGCCACCCTCGACCTCAACCGGGACCTGCTCAACCCCGGCCTGATGATGAACAACCCCAACGTGCCGCCGGCGCCGGCCCCGCCGGCCGGGATGGAGCTGAGCGGCACGCCCGCCGAGCGCATCCGCCAGGTGCTCGAGGGCCAGATCAACCCCAGCATCGCCAGCCACGGCGGCCGCGCCGACCTCGTGCGCTTCGACGACGCCACCGGCACGGTCGAGCTGCGCCTGAGCGGCGGCTGCCAGGGCTGCGCCCAGTCGACCGCCACCCTGCGCAACGGCATCGAGGGTGCCCTGCGCGCCGCCATCCCCGAGATCACCGAGGTGGTCGACGTGACCGACCACGCCAGCGGCGAGACCCCCTACTACTGA
- a CDS encoding crotonase/enoyl-CoA hydratase family protein encodes MTLRYETDGAVALVTIDRPEVRNAVDGPTAAELADAFRRFEADDDLAVAVLTGAGGTFCAGADLKAISEGRGNRVTTDGDGPMGPTRMLLSKPVLAAVEGHAVAGGLELACWCDLRVAATDAVFGVYCRRWGVPLIDGGTIRLPRLIGQSHALDLILTGRGVSGEEALRMGLANRLVEPGDALAVAIELARQLAAFPQRCLRSDRESSYRQWGLPLDDALALETDLGLEVIRSGETAEGATRFAGGAGRHGTF; translated from the coding sequence ATGACCCTCCGCTACGAGACCGACGGGGCGGTCGCCCTCGTCACCATCGACCGACCCGAGGTGCGCAACGCCGTCGACGGCCCCACCGCCGCCGAGCTGGCCGACGCCTTCCGTCGCTTCGAGGCCGACGACGATCTCGCCGTCGCGGTGCTCACCGGGGCGGGCGGCACCTTCTGCGCCGGCGCCGACCTCAAGGCCATCTCGGAGGGGCGGGGCAACCGCGTCACGACGGACGGCGACGGTCCCATGGGTCCCACCCGCATGCTGCTGTCCAAGCCGGTGCTCGCGGCGGTCGAGGGCCACGCCGTGGCCGGAGGCCTGGAACTGGCCTGCTGGTGCGACCTGCGGGTCGCGGCGACCGACGCCGTGTTCGGCGTGTACTGCCGCCGTTGGGGCGTCCCGCTCATCGACGGCGGCACCATCCGCCTCCCCCGCCTCATCGGCCAGAGCCACGCGCTGGACCTCATCCTCACCGGCCGGGGCGTGTCGGGCGAGGAGGCGCTGCGCATGGGCCTGGCCAATCGCCTGGTCGAGCCCGGCGATGCTCTCGCGGTCGCGATCGAGCTGGCCCGACAGCTGGCCGCCTTCCCCCAGCGCTGCCTGCGCTCGGACCGCGAGAGCAGCTACCGACAGTGGGGCCTGCCCCTCGACGACGCCCTGGCGCTCGAGACCGATCTCGGCCTCGAGGTCATCCGCTCGGGCGAGACCGCCGAGGGCGCCACCCGCTTCGCCGGCGGCGCCGGCCGCCACGGCACCTTCTGA
- a CDS encoding TIGR03084 family protein — MADDLRDLCADLAAEHAALDAVVADLDDAGWDTPTASDRWAVRDQIGHLAYFDETATQAIVDPERFAADLEAALSGDLTEFLDATEVRGRTLPPADLLAWWREGRAALLAAAEPLDPKARLPWYGPSMGARSFITARLMETWAHGQDVVDALGAERPATERLRHIADLGVRTRSFSYAVRGLEPPTDDVLVELTGPRGELWNWGPEDAAEWVMGTALDFCLVVTQRRHVDDTELAVMGPGANEWMLIAQCFAGGATLGPEPGARSDAAG, encoded by the coding sequence ATGGCTGACGACCTCCGCGACCTCTGCGCCGACCTCGCCGCCGAGCACGCCGCCCTCGACGCGGTGGTGGCCGACCTCGACGACGCCGGCTGGGACACGCCGACGGCCTCCGACCGCTGGGCCGTGCGCGACCAGATCGGCCACCTCGCCTACTTCGACGAGACCGCCACCCAGGCCATCGTCGACCCCGAGCGCTTCGCCGCCGACCTCGAGGCGGCGCTGTCCGGCGACCTCACGGAGTTCCTCGATGCCACCGAGGTGCGGGGTCGCACGCTGCCGCCCGCCGACCTGCTGGCGTGGTGGCGGGAGGGCCGGGCCGCTCTGCTGGCCGCGGCGGAGCCGCTGGACCCGAAGGCACGACTGCCCTGGTACGGGCCGTCGATGGGCGCCCGCTCGTTCATCACCGCCCGCCTCATGGAGACCTGGGCCCACGGCCAGGACGTGGTCGACGCCCTCGGTGCCGAGCGCCCCGCCACCGAGCGCCTCCGCCACATCGCCGACCTCGGCGTGCGCACCAGGAGCTTCAGCTACGCCGTGCGCGGCCTCGAACCGCCCACCGACGACGTACTCGTCGAACTGACGGGCCCCCGTGGCGAGCTCTGGAACTGGGGGCCCGAGGACGCCGCGGAGTGGGTGATGGGCACGGCGCTGGACTTCTGCCTCGTCGTCACCCAGCGCCGCCACGTCGACGACACCGAGCTGGCGGTGATGGGCCCGGGAGCCAACGAGTGGATGCTCATCGCCCAGTGCTTCGCCGGCGGGGCCACGCTCGGCCCCGAGCCGGGCGCACGTTCGGACGCCGCCGGATGA